ATACTAACTTTTGAAAAGCAATTCTATTATTTTTCGTAATAATGATTCTTAAGGACTTAAAATATATGAACTGTTTTCCTTGAATTCTTTCTCACTAGTAGTTCATACTATCAGGTTGCAATATATCCTTTCCGACTATCGGAAAAACCTTCCAATAAAACTTGAGTTGTAGTTCATACTGGGAATCATTTCGTCCGTAGAAGTTGATTCCCAAACATCAAGAAGTCTAGCATTGTCCCAAACTTTATTGAGGTGTGTGCATGTTATGAAAAATTGTTTTATGCTTATGAATTTCCCAGCCCTTCTTCTTCTATTGGTAGGGTTTAAGAAAATGACTTCCTTTTTTGTCAAACAAAGTCACGCTTGACATAGGAGATGGCAGTAAAGAAGTCGATCATGAAAGATCCCCTCCAGAAAAGCTTCTTCAGCTATGTGTCCAATATATATCTCGGTCTTGTGTTCGATACGACCAAAGGACCGGGATACGCCAACAAAAGGATTTTTCAGTCAATTTTCGATTCCGACACAAATAATACTGTACTTTCTTTTCTGGAGTGTCACAGTGATATGATCTCCCAACAGGAAGAGAAGGGAAAAATTCGTTACAGCTTCAAACTCGGGTTCTAGAGCAAGATTTGTatgaacaaaatttactttatattCTTTAGGTTGTCTAAAGTTACACCATACAGTTTTCTACATgactaaatcaaaaaaaaaaatcaaatttatTTCTTTATATATGTACTTTACAGGAACGGAAACAAAATATACTCTGCGTAGAACAGGTTCCATATAAATTGATAATATCTGGCAATTGCATCCTGATAAATAGAACAACACACAGGTGCCTTTAATAACAATTCAATGATTACCTGGAAATGTTGAATGTAATCAAAAATAAGTTGAGACAATACCTTGGTGTAATTTGCTTGTTCCAACAACCATGTCTgaaataaattttaaatataaaagtAAGGAAACAAAAATGGAGCGAGGACAAAAGTTTGCAAACAGTTGCACACTTACGAGTAAATTTTCATGTGCAAGCAAATTGCCATCAACAGGTCGTGACTTAGAATAAACAAAAAGCTGGTAATAAACTATAAGATAAGCACCTGGAAGATTAAGCCTGCTGCCAGAATTGTATGAGATGGTATCATTAAGCTACGCCTAAAAGCCTGTCAAATAACAATGGCAGGATTCAAATTCAAAGTTCTGACAATAAAAGAAAGATATCAATTATCTGACACCAATGCTTGCCTGAGCACCAATTTTCAGACATGGATAACAAGGCAACACATGAAAAAACAAGCGTGTGCCAGAAAGTGAGTCATAGttacttttttttctttcttacctGAGGCATGTAAATAGCTGCCAGCACGGCAGCAATATAGTTTACCAACAAAAGGCCTGAACCAAGAAAAGCAATGTTTCTTACTCCGAGCTTTGTGGCAAATGTTGATATTTGATACCTATAACAAAATCGCAGAAAATAGTAATAAGATTTAAATTACTGTCTAGATAAGATGAACAGTTTCCAATGAAACGACTAGGTAAATCAAGGATTCAGAAATTAAGACTGAAGACATAGAAAtaaatactaattaaaacaatgttACTCGACAACTCTTCAACTTAAAATAGTACAACATAAGTTTCAGTTGTAAACCATAAAGTTAGAATGTCGCGCGACTTACTTGCGATCACCCTCTACGTCTGGAAGATCTTTTGTTATGGCGATCACAAGAGCAAATAAAGTTACAAAGCTTGTGATGAAGGCCACCGGTGAGCTGCAAGTTAGAAAATAAAAACGCAGATGTGAAATGATAACCATGTTGGATCCCTGAAGGGATTTCAAGCACTCCTTGACTACTGAATGATTTATTCGAGTATAACATAAGCAATCTTGACACATGTTCCTTCACCAAATACGACTAGTTGATTATGTGGGAAGCTTGCCTTTTTGAAACCTCAAGTAATGCATGCATAACCTTTCACATGGTTCTACTTTCCATAATACTAGTATAAGAAATTAAGTGCAATACGATATTGCTCACCTCCATTCAAAAGGAAGTCCAAGCGCAGCTCTTGTGGCATAATATACACCAAAGTTAAGTAGAAAGCCTCGTACCTATAACAATTAAAAAATCAATTTTAGTTACTGATCTCATGCTTTCAATCATATATTCTCCTTCATTTTCATTGACCAGAGCCATAGTTTAAAACCTAAAAAAATGGATAGTAGCTGGTAATAAGTGAGATGAGAAAACGGTACCGTCGCAATAATGAGAAAAGCTGCGACAGGAAATCTCTTCATTCTAAGTGGAGGAACAGAATAAATGGTGCCCAGGAAAAGACCCAGAGAGTATAGAGATGTTATGAAAGGACCGAAGTTCAGGGAAACAATTGAAAGGCCGGCCACTGCAAAAAATATCACCAAGAACCATGCATTTTGAACAGAGAGATCCCCTGCAGCTATAGGTAAATACGGTTTGTTGACCCTGAAATGGAAAGAATTGATTcctataattagaaaaatatcaaaacATGTCATTATCAGAACAGGACTTAAATATGTAGGAGAAAGATATTCTAAATTTGAAAGGAGGTTAAATGACTTAAAATGGGAAAAAAGAACATATTTCTGGTGCATACTTGTCAATACCGATATCATAGATCTGGTTGATGCCAACTATATAACCATTCCCACAAATAAGAGCAAAGAGACCGGAGAATGCTTTAAGAATCAAAGACCACTTTATCATGTGTGTATTCTCGATTAGAGCTCTTGAAACCAAAGCACTGCCAACAAAATAAAGGAGCTTCTATGAGCAGAAGGAAAGGAAAGATTGGGGTTACAGTTCACATGTCTCGGGGTAATTACTTACAAAGAACCTAAAGCTGTTCCGCGTATAGTGTGGGGCCTAAGAAATCTCCAACATGCATCTCTGAAGTTTGTAATTTTGTCTAGAACTGGTTCAGATCCTGCAGCTCCAACTTGACTGCAGGCCTGGTAGCATCAACTTTCAAATTAATGCCATTGAGAAAGACGAATGGATTCCATATACAGTACTACATTGTTTGCTACGACAACATATCATTCTACAATCAGGAATTTAACTCCCGCAGAATTACATTTAGATAAAAAGTTTGATTTTTTTAACAAATACAGTTAAAACTCTATAAGAGttattaatttaaagagtttttaacCGATTCAACATAATTCATATTTCCGTATAAACTAAATAATTATACTGTACATATCAAACAAAAAGGCAAATTAGTATATGCCTCTTAGAATTACGTTGCAGCGAACTCTGAGACTCAATAATTATACTGTGTTCTTATTTGGTGGCAATGGCTCCAAATACACTTAAACTTTAAAGAAAAACAAACAACTATTGAATCATattttaataaaatgtaatatatttttttcaatttttatgaattattaatttatgatttttttgggactaaaaattataaaaagatctctcgaaaaattattattttatcgaatTTTTCAATTTTTTACATTGGCTCAAATCGGGATCGGACAAATTTATTATTTAGAGAGtttattaatttatcgagtattaaTTTAAAGAATTTTTACTATACACAAACCATCACACACGTGTAGCCGAATCGAATCATAACAAAACCTAAATCATTTGCTATTATATGTACATCATTCATGGGTAGTACTAAAAACTTAAGCATAAATGACTATGAAACATTGAATAGAGTATACCCTGATTGGATTTCGCTTGAAGCAACTTCCAGGTAAAAATTTTGAGCTGCCAATCCTATATGAGCGAACTGAAGGAAAATCTCTCGAGCAATTCAAATGCAGCAAATGATTTGTGGGTTTGGTACTAATTCTTTGGTGACAGGAAGCAGTTCTGTAGCTGGT
This is a stretch of genomic DNA from Rutidosis leptorrhynchoides isolate AG116_Rl617_1_P2 unplaced genomic scaffold, CSIRO_AGI_Rlap_v1 contig6, whole genome shotgun sequence. It encodes these proteins:
- the LOC139884768 gene encoding homogentisate solanesyltransferase, chloroplastic is translated as MELSVAAQSSSSSLRISAIATHNTSYRTASCHQRISTKPTNHLLHLNCSRDFPSVRSYRIGSSKFLPGSCFKRNPIRACSQVGAAGSEPVLDKITNFRDACWRFLRPHTIRGTALGSFALVSRALIENTHMIKWSLILKAFSGLFALICGNGYIVGINQIYDIGIDKVNKPYLPIAAGDLSVQNAWFLVIFFAVAGLSIVSLNFGPFITSLYSLGLFLGTIYSVPPLRMKRFPVAAFLIIATVRGFLLNFGVYYATRAALGLPFEWSSPVAFITSFVTLFALVIAITKDLPDVEGDRKYQISTFATKLGVRNIAFLGSGLLLVNYIAAVLAAIYMPQAFRRSLMIPSHTILAAGLIFQTWLLEQANYTKDAIARYYQFIWNLFYAEYILFPFL